The following coding sequences lie in one Corynebacterium anserum genomic window:
- the treZ gene encoding malto-oligosyltrehalose trehalohydrolase, translated as MFSVWAPKAESVELDLNGTRRAMTREGDWFVADCERSVGARYGFSVDGSPVFPDPRSRRQPDGIHGLSQVWEPKRTPEPLGRPLKGEVIYEMHVGTFTPEGTLDSAIERFNDLKDVGVTAIELMPIQPFGGQRNWGYDGVSWHAVSELYGGPDALLRFVEAAHNTGLAVILDVVYNHFGPDGNYTGVFGPYTSGGSTGWGEVVNIQGQLSDEVRSYILDAVKIWTKEFGIDGLRLDAVHALDDVGAVSIIEQMRDVAAPSYLIAETDQNDPKFTERFGVAQWNDDVHHAIHAVVSGEKHAYYSDFGTVEVLATTFQRVFWHDGRFSTFRGRTHGRALEDPDYSQFVVYTTTHDQTGNRAAGDRPNMNLTVEQQLAKAALVLTSPFTVMLFQGEEWGASTPFAFFVDHEDSELNRLTAEGRMREFARAGWDPQIVPNPADEKTFLDSKLDWSERTSGSHARVLTAYKELLALRKKHKLYDAELIDVAWHSDEELSGQPFTVPRTEAGDVDYEVSGRWIELTYQAPESVVSVVVNLSDQPARGLAGWGYRVDIERDFECDDETRNHSGR; from the coding sequence ATGTTTAGTGTGTGGGCTCCCAAAGCCGAATCTGTAGAGCTGGACCTCAATGGCACCCGTCGTGCAATGACTCGGGAAGGAGATTGGTTTGTCGCCGATTGCGAACGCTCGGTAGGGGCTCGCTATGGTTTTAGCGTGGACGGTTCGCCGGTGTTCCCCGACCCCCGTTCTCGGCGCCAACCCGATGGTATTCATGGCTTATCCCAGGTATGGGAGCCAAAACGCACCCCGGAACCGCTCGGCAGGCCGCTCAAAGGCGAAGTCATCTACGAAATGCATGTGGGAACTTTCACCCCAGAAGGAACGTTGGATTCCGCCATTGAACGCTTCAATGATCTCAAGGACGTGGGGGTCACCGCTATTGAGCTGATGCCTATCCAACCCTTCGGCGGACAGCGAAATTGGGGCTATGACGGAGTGAGCTGGCACGCGGTCTCTGAACTATATGGCGGCCCCGATGCCCTCCTGCGTTTCGTCGAGGCAGCCCACAACACGGGGCTAGCGGTAATCCTTGATGTGGTTTACAACCATTTCGGACCCGATGGAAACTACACAGGAGTTTTTGGTCCTTATACCTCCGGCGGCTCCACGGGCTGGGGTGAGGTAGTCAATATTCAGGGTCAGCTTTCCGACGAAGTACGATCCTACATCTTAGACGCGGTGAAAATCTGGACGAAAGAGTTCGGCATCGATGGGCTTAGGCTCGACGCAGTCCATGCCCTCGACGACGTGGGCGCGGTGAGCATCATCGAGCAGATGCGTGACGTCGCTGCCCCCAGCTACCTCATCGCAGAGACCGACCAGAACGATCCCAAGTTCACGGAGCGCTTTGGCGTGGCTCAGTGGAATGATGACGTGCACCACGCGATACACGCTGTGGTTTCCGGAGAAAAACACGCCTACTACTCCGACTTCGGCACCGTGGAAGTTCTCGCCACCACATTCCAACGTGTGTTCTGGCATGATGGTCGTTTCTCCACCTTCCGGGGACGAACCCACGGTCGAGCATTAGAAGATCCCGACTATTCCCAGTTCGTCGTATACACCACCACTCACGACCAAACAGGTAACCGGGCAGCTGGAGACCGTCCGAACATGAATCTCACCGTAGAACAACAACTTGCGAAGGCCGCGCTGGTGCTCACTAGCCCTTTTACTGTCATGTTGTTCCAGGGAGAAGAATGGGGCGCCTCTACCCCCTTCGCGTTTTTCGTTGATCACGAGGATTCAGAGCTCAACCGCCTGACTGCTGAAGGGCGCATGCGTGAGTTCGCACGTGCCGGATGGGATCCGCAGATTGTACCGAACCCGGCAGATGAGAAAACCTTCCTCGATTCCAAGCTCGATTGGAGTGAACGCACATCTGGAAGCCATGCGCGCGTACTCACTGCATATAAAGAATTACTGGCGTTGCGGAAAAAGCATAAGCTCTATGATGCTGAACTGATCGACGTAGCCTGGCACTCCGATGAAGAGCTATCCGGGCAACCTTTTACAGTCCCGCGCACCGAGGCCGGTGACGTCGATTACGAGGTGTCCGGCAGGTGGATCGAACTCACCTATCAAGCACCAGAATCCGTAGTGAGTGTGGTAGTGAACCTCAGCGATCAGCCAGCACGCGGTCTAGCAGGATGGGGCTACCGAGTGGATATCGAGCGAGACTTTGAGTGTGACGACGAAACAAGAAACCACTCAGGACGCTGA
- a CDS encoding TIGR00730 family Rossman fold protein, with translation MDKEDVTKQSADVVGTRSGGATEITLGNTMGMNSAAGTPNAIVVSAVAMRDDQGRLLTVRKRGTDNFIQPGGKPEAGETDHQAAVREVKEEIGLDLNPDKLRLVGIYTQDAANEAGCVIEAHLFEYTQPVNSYVQIAAEIEEMRWLDFSEGRTLPDDLAPLIRNVVLPMYGRRVVKTIAVYTGARLGTRPEFISLAVSLGKALADAGVTLVYGGGKAGLMGAVADACLDAGGSAIGVIPRDLVDRELAHESLTHLEVVHTMHERKARMVELADGFIALPGGAGTLDELMEAWTWQQLGIHSKPIALVDGEYWAPLMDMLHHMVEAGLVREADRDALLVIDDPVEVVSRFNYWTPPRPKWR, from the coding sequence ATGGATAAAGAGGATGTCACCAAGCAATCGGCCGACGTGGTGGGAACCCGTTCGGGCGGTGCAACAGAAATTACGTTAGGCAATACGATGGGAATGAACTCGGCTGCGGGAACCCCTAATGCGATCGTCGTGAGCGCTGTTGCAATGCGAGATGACCAGGGGCGCCTACTCACCGTACGTAAACGGGGCACAGACAATTTCATTCAGCCAGGAGGAAAGCCGGAGGCTGGAGAAACCGACCATCAGGCCGCCGTGCGTGAAGTCAAAGAGGAGATCGGTCTAGACCTCAATCCAGATAAACTACGGCTGGTGGGGATTTACACACAAGATGCTGCCAACGAGGCCGGTTGCGTCATCGAGGCTCACCTCTTCGAATACACCCAGCCAGTGAACTCTTACGTACAGATCGCGGCTGAAATTGAGGAGATGAGGTGGCTGGACTTCTCTGAAGGACGCACACTCCCGGACGATCTCGCTCCCCTCATCCGCAATGTTGTGTTGCCTATGTACGGTCGTCGCGTGGTGAAAACTATCGCGGTCTACACGGGAGCTCGACTCGGCACCCGACCTGAGTTCATCTCACTGGCGGTATCTCTCGGCAAAGCATTGGCAGACGCAGGCGTCACACTCGTGTATGGCGGTGGCAAAGCAGGCCTCATGGGTGCCGTTGCCGATGCTTGCCTTGACGCCGGTGGCTCAGCCATTGGGGTGATTCCTAGGGACTTAGTCGACCGAGAATTGGCGCACGAGAGCCTGACTCACCTCGAGGTGGTGCACACCATGCACGAGCGAAAGGCGCGCATGGTGGAACTGGCTGATGGTTTCATCGCATTACCTGGCGGTGCGGGAACACTGGACGAGTTGATGGAAGCGTGGACGTGGCAGCAGTTGGGTATCCACTCTAAGCCGATCGCGCTCGTCGACGGCGAATACTGGGCACCGCTGATGGACATGCTCCACCACATGGTCGAGGCTGGTCTGGTGCGTGAGGCAGATCGCGATGCTCTTCTTGTTATCGACGATCCCGTCGAGGTCGTGTCGCGATTTAACTATTGGACTCCGCCGAGACCCAAGTGGCGCTAG
- a CDS encoding LppP/LprE family lipoprotein: protein MSHKLQRRIIASSLSLVLAAFSTTGCTGENHEDSAHSVSPTADSLASQTSKHSAEPAESLTEKTTQSPSTKPECTTETLATSGLPSGSIPSEHETPYTYKIKENKFDPCADLSFVLLEGVFAAPSDTAAWESPMSTVVFFHQGKVIYDPSPDVYARVTEITPRGNDSFTIKLKAPGPALMSPWEDGGSVTASWIGNGLKVDKSALNPKAQINSQLYL from the coding sequence ATGAGTCACAAGTTACAGAGAAGAATTATTGCCTCCTCCCTATCCCTCGTCCTGGCTGCGTTTTCCACCACTGGCTGCACGGGAGAAAACCACGAAGACTCCGCACATAGCGTCTCACCGACAGCGGATTCCCTTGCCTCACAAACTTCTAAGCACTCCGCAGAGCCTGCCGAAAGCCTCACAGAGAAAACCACACAATCTCCATCCACGAAGCCTGAGTGCACAACGGAAACGCTTGCGACCTCTGGCTTGCCATCGGGCTCCATCCCTTCGGAACACGAAACTCCATACACCTACAAAATCAAGGAAAATAAATTCGATCCCTGCGCGGATTTGAGCTTTGTTCTTCTCGAAGGGGTATTCGCCGCCCCATCTGACACCGCGGCATGGGAAAGCCCAATGTCGACGGTGGTCTTTTTCCACCAAGGGAAGGTTATCTACGACCCTTCACCAGACGTCTATGCCCGAGTTACAGAGATCACACCCCGTGGAAACGATTCCTTTACCATCAAACTGAAAGCTCCTGGCCCAGCTCTCATGTCACCTTGGGAAGATGGGGGGAGCGTCACCGCCAGCTGGATAGGAAATGGCTTAAAAGTCGACAAGTCGGCCTTAAATCCGAAGGCACAGATAAACAGCCAGCTCTACCTCTAG
- a CDS encoding IMPACT family protein produces the protein MPAQSATNVSYLRPRDSEWVDELEVKRSQFIAIARRTATELEARTFIDDVRSRYPDARHHCTAFIVHMDKAQPIERSSDDGEPAGTAGQPMLEALRGSGLLDITVVVVRYFGGVKLGTGGLVRAYHDATKGVLSKIDVVSRQQLELFSVSVPHADAGRVEAEIRDAGVDVVDVEYTVEAVMTLAVKPGVDMGGVIAKITSGQVTPKNAGTTWVDIPVCT, from the coding sequence ATGCCCGCACAGTCAGCAACCAATGTGAGTTATCTGCGTCCCCGCGACAGCGAATGGGTTGATGAATTGGAGGTCAAACGTTCTCAATTCATCGCCATCGCTCGCCGTACAGCCACCGAACTGGAGGCTCGTACTTTTATCGACGATGTGCGCTCACGTTACCCGGATGCGAGGCATCATTGCACAGCGTTCATAGTTCATATGGACAAGGCTCAGCCCATTGAGCGTTCCAGCGACGATGGAGAACCAGCGGGAACTGCCGGACAACCGATGCTCGAGGCGCTGCGCGGATCAGGTCTCCTGGACATTACCGTGGTCGTGGTGCGCTACTTCGGTGGTGTGAAATTAGGCACTGGTGGTCTGGTTCGCGCGTATCACGATGCGACGAAAGGAGTGTTGTCCAAGATCGACGTGGTTTCTCGCCAGCAGTTGGAACTGTTCTCCGTGTCCGTTCCACACGCCGACGCTGGTCGTGTCGAAGCCGAGATTCGAGACGCTGGTGTGGATGTCGTGGATGTGGAATACACGGTGGAAGCAGTGATGACTCTGGCTGTAAAGCCTGGTGTGGATATGGGCGGTGTAATAGCCAAAATCACTTCCGGGCAAGTGACACCCAAAAATGCGGGAACCACGTGGGTTGATAT